From Spartinivicinus ruber, the proteins below share one genomic window:
- a CDS encoding acyltransferase family protein translates to MNNRLAELDVFRGLAALAVVLFHITTRYEELYGHPSELVFDFPLGHYGVTLFFMISGFVIFLTLSRTQNAYDFIVSRLSRLFPAFWVAVIITTLAVMLIGLPEKSFSLTTVALNLTMIPDLLGVPVVDGVYWTLQYELIFYFFMLILWQIKLLKKIEWVCFGWLLLQAAFIYSDYKYNYFPWKLRLFLILDYGHLFIAGILFYRLKYQSQPGLINKARHLLIVISLLFQYLTNDSPESAWIAAGLYLSFYLFVYNYLSFIVCRPLIFLGTISYTLYLFHHNLGFVILHLFYRLEISPLFAIPCVITICIGIATLVTYSIEKPALKLIRSKYNLRSYKSALHTN, encoded by the coding sequence TTGAATAATCGACTAGCCGAGTTAGATGTATTTCGTGGTTTAGCCGCGCTCGCCGTTGTTTTATTTCACATTACAACGCGTTATGAGGAGCTTTATGGACATCCTTCCGAGCTTGTGTTTGACTTTCCTCTTGGACATTATGGTGTAACATTATTTTTCATGATTAGTGGCTTTGTTATTTTTCTAACCTTAAGTCGCACACAGAATGCCTACGATTTTATTGTTTCAAGGTTATCGCGGCTTTTCCCTGCATTTTGGGTCGCGGTAATAATTACTACTCTTGCAGTAATGTTGATCGGACTGCCAGAAAAGTCCTTTTCTTTGACCACAGTTGCTCTCAACTTAACAATGATACCTGACTTATTAGGTGTTCCAGTAGTAGATGGTGTGTATTGGACATTACAATATGAACTCATATTTTATTTTTTTATGTTAATATTATGGCAGATAAAGTTACTTAAAAAAATAGAGTGGGTGTGCTTCGGATGGCTACTACTACAGGCAGCATTTATTTATAGTGATTATAAATACAATTATTTCCCTTGGAAACTAAGGCTTTTTTTAATTTTAGATTATGGCCACCTCTTTATCGCAGGTATTTTATTTTATCGACTTAAATACCAATCACAGCCTGGATTAATCAATAAAGCTAGACACCTTTTAATTGTTATAAGCCTATTATTCCAATACCTTACAAATGACAGCCCTGAAAGTGCCTGGATTGCTGCAGGACTGTATTTAAGTTTCTACTTATTTGTTTACAACTACCTGTCCTTTATTGTATGCAGACCACTTATTTTTTTGGGTACAATCTCATACACCTTATATTTATTTCATCATAACCTGGGCTTTGTCATCTTACATTTGTTTTATCGTCTAGAAATTTCACCTTTATTCGCGATCCCCTGTGTCATTACTATCTGTATTGGAATAGCCACTCTCGTGACATATTCCATAGAAAAACCCGCACTCAAGCTTATTAGAAGCAAATATAATCTTAGAAGCTATAAAAGCGCGTTGCACACCAACTAA
- a CDS encoding GDSL-type esterase/lipase family protein yields the protein METRYLPNYKTVFMATFCLAVGLSYGMASIQYEFFPYSQIIWLKKSLFPEKKVKPFSKGYSYYYNRKVSFFSTYTVNARNVMLGDSITDDAEWHELLPGYSIVNRGIAGDTIAGTLNRLDVIPSDTKQVFLMLGTNDIIRRTPFDEMVKNYQIILARLQARGITPIIQSTLFFGERFKPFNLTVTRLNDELLALAKNFGIQYIDLNERLAPDGVLEAKYTIDGIHLYGAGYIQWQQVIEPILEK from the coding sequence ATGGAAACTAGATATTTACCAAACTATAAAACTGTATTTATGGCCACTTTTTGTCTGGCCGTTGGTTTGTCTTATGGTATGGCAAGTATTCAATATGAATTTTTTCCTTATTCTCAAATAATATGGTTAAAAAAGAGCTTATTTCCTGAAAAGAAAGTGAAACCTTTTAGTAAGGGATATTCCTATTACTATAATCGAAAAGTTTCTTTTTTTAGTACTTATACAGTTAACGCCAGAAATGTTATGTTGGGTGACTCAATAACCGATGATGCAGAGTGGCATGAGTTACTCCCCGGCTATTCTATTGTTAATCGAGGAATTGCTGGAGATACAATAGCAGGTACATTAAATCGATTAGACGTTATTCCAAGCGATACGAAGCAAGTTTTTTTAATGCTAGGTACTAATGATATTATACGGAGGACACCATTTGATGAAATGGTGAAAAATTATCAAATAATACTGGCTAGGTTACAAGCTAGAGGTATTACGCCGATAATTCAGTCAACTCTATTTTTTGGTGAACGGTTTAAACCCTTTAATCTAACTGTTACTCGACTTAATGATGAGTTGCTAGCCCTAGCTAAGAATTTTGGTATCCAATACATTGATCTGAATGAACGACTAGCACCTGATGGAGTGCTTGAAGCAAAATATACTATAGATGGCATCCACTTGTATGGGGCTGGTTATATCCAATGGCAGCAGGTTATTGAGCCAATTTTGGAGAAGTAG
- a CDS encoding thioesterase family protein: MTGYEEFLPEIKAAVMNFIDKVPFNQLVGMKITNVTPNSVEMHLPMKDELIGNYITGILHGGVISSMIDVSGGAMALVGAFRKLEHIDIQERIQRLARVSTIDLRVDYLRPGRGESFYVSSTLLRSGNKVAVTRSEFYNNRNDLCAVGTGTYLCG, from the coding sequence ATGACTGGATATGAAGAGTTTTTACCCGAAATTAAAGCCGCCGTAATGAACTTTATTGACAAAGTACCCTTCAACCAGTTGGTCGGAATGAAAATAACCAACGTCACGCCTAATTCGGTTGAAATGCATTTACCAATGAAGGATGAGCTAATTGGTAACTATATAACAGGTATTTTACATGGTGGTGTTATCTCGTCGATGATTGATGTTAGTGGCGGTGCCATGGCATTAGTGGGAGCATTTCGCAAATTAGAACATATTGATATACAAGAGCGCATTCAACGTTTAGCCCGTGTAAGTACGATAGACCTACGAGTTGACTATTTACGTCCAGGCCGAGGAGAGAGCTTTTATGTAAGCTCAACCTTATTAAGGTCTGGCAATAAAGTCGCCGTAACACGTTCCGAGTTTTATAATAATCGCAATGATCTATGTGCAGTGGGAACAGGAACTTATTTATGTGGGTGA
- the elbB gene encoding isoprenoid biosynthesis glyoxalase ElbB codes for MTKKIAVILSGCGFLDGAEIHESVLTLLNLDLLNISYQCFSVDIDQTDVVNHLTGEASHEKRNVLVESARIARGSVKNISELVACDFDALILPGGYGVAKNLSDFATKGAAMHVPEAVLKACQAFATNRKPIGLICIAPALAGKIYGEPVKCTIGNDEQTATALEQMGVKHQSCAVNDIVIDEKHKLVTTPAYMLANRISEAAEGIAKLVKQVIALT; via the coding sequence ATGACAAAAAAAATAGCTGTTATTTTATCTGGCTGTGGATTTCTTGATGGCGCTGAAATTCATGAGTCTGTCTTGACCCTGCTAAATTTAGACTTATTAAATATAAGTTATCAGTGTTTTTCTGTTGATATAGATCAAACAGATGTTGTTAATCACTTGACTGGAGAAGCCTCCCACGAAAAGCGTAATGTTTTAGTAGAGTCAGCAAGAATTGCTCGGGGTAGTGTAAAGAATATAAGTGAATTGGTTGCCTGTGACTTTGATGCGTTAATCTTACCCGGTGGTTATGGCGTAGCGAAAAACTTATCAGACTTCGCAACTAAAGGTGCGGCAATGCATGTACCAGAAGCTGTATTAAAGGCATGTCAGGCATTCGCAACAAACAGAAAGCCAATTGGTTTAATTTGTATTGCCCCAGCTCTTGCCGGAAAAATTTATGGTGAACCCGTTAAATGCACTATTGGTAATGATGAACAAACAGCAACTGCGCTGGAACAAATGGGAGTCAAGCATCAAAGCTGTGCAGTTAATGATATTGTCATTGATGAAAAGCATAAGTTAGTAACCACGCCTGCCTATATGTTAGCCAATCGCATTAGTGAAGCTGCAGAAGGGATTGCTAAGCTGGTCAAGCAAGTCATCGCCCTCACTTAA
- a CDS encoding NlpC/P60 family protein: MPITQLRQTARNVLIGYLISLLVGCSFTPTTTEDPIPLSASEQVIAKRLEQHYETWDKVPYRYGGTNKSGIDCSSFIQNTYKTVFNISLPRATKQQAQIGKTISIKNRRPGDLLFFKISRNSRHVGVYVGNNRFLHVSKSKGVIISKFTQSYWQRHYWKAVRVL; encoded by the coding sequence ATGCCTATAACTCAACTAAGACAAACAGCACGAAACGTTTTAATTGGTTACTTAATCTCTTTACTGGTTGGATGCAGCTTTACACCAACTACAACTGAAGACCCAATTCCTTTATCAGCTTCAGAACAAGTCATTGCAAAAAGGCTTGAGCAGCATTATGAAACTTGGGACAAGGTACCTTACCGATACGGGGGCACAAATAAATCAGGTATAGACTGTTCATCATTCATCCAAAATACTTATAAAACGGTCTTTAACATCAGCTTACCCAGAGCAACCAAACAGCAAGCACAAATAGGCAAAACAATTTCTATAAAGAATCGTCGCCCAGGAGACCTGTTATTTTTTAAAATCAGTCGCAACTCTCGACATGTGGGGGTTTATGTGGGCAATAACCGTTTTTTACACGTATCTAAATCTAAAGGGGTTATTATTTCTAAATTTACCCAATCTTACTGGCAACGGCATTATTGGAAAGCAGTGCGGGTTTTGTAA
- a CDS encoding transporter substrate-binding domain-containing protein, with product MLLTASIAVAVQPIVVTYPRPVTADDKRTQYPAKLLELGLNKSGEQFEIKPSEGVMLQGRALKLLALGKVVDVVWSMTSIEREKQLLPIRVPIYKGMIGWRLPLIRDADQRKFAAITHLDLLKPLYAGQGHDWPDTEILRKNGFQVSGVASYEGLFKMLALRRFDYFPRSIVEIWAEAESHADKGIIVEPTIVIRYKTAFYYFVNKDSQRLARLLTKGLYQAVEDGSFEKLFMEHHRSILNKAKLKQRKIFTIPNPILPVKTPLDESRLWFELEDLDKVVNPI from the coding sequence TTGTTACTGACAGCATCTATTGCTGTTGCTGTTCAGCCAATTGTTGTGACTTATCCTCGGCCAGTAACAGCTGATGATAAGCGTACTCAGTATCCTGCAAAGTTATTAGAGCTTGGGCTGAATAAATCAGGTGAGCAATTTGAAATAAAGCCCAGTGAAGGTGTCATGCTTCAAGGCAGAGCACTGAAGCTATTAGCACTTGGTAAGGTTGTTGATGTGGTGTGGTCGATGACCTCTATTGAAAGAGAAAAACAATTATTACCCATTAGGGTACCCATTTATAAGGGAATGATTGGTTGGCGATTACCATTGATTAGAGACGCTGATCAACGTAAATTTGCTGCAATTACTCACTTGGATTTGCTTAAGCCGCTATATGCTGGTCAGGGCCATGATTGGCCTGATACGGAAATTTTAAGAAAGAATGGCTTTCAAGTGAGTGGGGTTGCTTCTTACGAAGGCCTTTTCAAAATGTTAGCGCTAAGGCGTTTCGACTATTTTCCCCGCTCTATCGTTGAAATTTGGGCAGAAGCAGAAAGCCATGCTGATAAGGGAATAATAGTTGAACCAACGATTGTTATTAGATACAAAACAGCCTTCTACTATTTTGTGAACAAAGATAGTCAGCGTTTAGCCAGACTACTTACAAAGGGTCTGTATCAAGCGGTTGAGGATGGTAGCTTTGAAAAGTTGTTTATGGAACATCACCGGTCAATATTAAATAAAGCTAAATTGAAGCAACGAAAAATATTTACTATTCCTAACCCTATTTTACCTGTAAAAACACCACTGGATGAATCCAGGTTATGGTTTGAGTTGGAAGACCTAGATAAGGTTGTAAACCCAATCTAA
- the gcvH gene encoding glycine cleavage system protein GcvH: MSNIPSELRYVSSHEWIRLESDGTAVIGITDHAQEQLGDVVFVELPELGTSLAASDDAGVVESVKAASDIYAPISGEVVAINEALEDEPELVNSDPYGDGWFFKVKLTNEEETNELLDAEGYAELCESEE, translated from the coding sequence ATGAGTAATATTCCTTCAGAGTTGCGCTATGTAAGCTCCCACGAATGGATTCGCCTGGAAAGCGATGGCACTGCTGTTATTGGCATCACTGACCATGCCCAAGAACAACTAGGCGATGTGGTTTTTGTAGAACTACCCGAGTTGGGAACAAGTTTAGCTGCCAGTGACGATGCTGGAGTGGTAGAGTCAGTTAAGGCTGCTTCTGATATCTATGCTCCTATTTCTGGTGAAGTTGTGGCAATAAACGAGGCATTAGAAGATGAACCAGAACTAGTTAACTCAGATCCTTATGGAGATGGCTGGTTTTTTAAAGTAAAGCTTACGAATGAAGAAGAAACCAACGAATTATTAGATGCAGAAGGTTATGCCGAACTGTGTGAAAGTGAAGAGTAA
- a CDS encoding ABC transporter permease has product MSVGYTREMTHHRFWFWLVCAVAAIVLLPITNLIFSWGNFQTDVWLHLIETQLGQLLSNTFWLVLGVSIGVTVLGVGLAWLTAMCEFPGQKWLDWALMLPFAVPAYVMAFVFLGIFEFSGPIQTQLRVWFGPGNYFPAIRSTGGVITVLSLVFYPYVYMLARSAFISQGRGLMDAARILGLSPWQAFFKVTLPMARPAIAAGLALALMETLADFGAVATFNYDTFTTAIYKAWYGFFNLQAAAQLATLLLLFVGLAVFIEKNARGKARYNQNSQHLFHRYELTGVLGIAASGFACLVVLIAFVMPVTQLIIWVIKTGLVDFDQRFLSLVGHSLSLGAVAAITTVVIALLLAIAQKQPNQRWLPKVINISTLGYALPGSVLAVGIMMGFSWLDNTIFTWWFNWLGEEPRQVLLGSLFALIVAYGIRFLAVAFGPVDSSLHNIKPSITEAARSLGANSQRIIFQVYLPMMAPGVLTGALLVFVDVLKEMPATLLMRPFGWDTLAVRVYEMTSEGEWARAALPALTLVIVGLLPVILLMRRSNKL; this is encoded by the coding sequence TTGTCTGTAGGTTACACCCGTGAAATGACACATCATCGATTTTGGTTTTGGTTGGTTTGTGCTGTAGCAGCCATCGTTTTACTACCCATCACTAATTTAATTTTTAGTTGGGGCAATTTCCAAACAGATGTATGGTTGCACTTAATTGAAACCCAATTAGGCCAATTGTTAAGTAATACCTTTTGGCTGGTTCTAGGGGTTTCGATTGGGGTTACTGTGCTAGGCGTTGGATTGGCCTGGCTGACCGCTATGTGTGAATTTCCTGGCCAAAAGTGGCTAGACTGGGCACTGATGTTACCTTTTGCTGTGCCAGCCTATGTTATGGCATTTGTCTTTTTAGGCATATTTGAGTTTAGTGGCCCTATTCAAACCCAGCTGCGAGTCTGGTTTGGGCCAGGCAATTATTTTCCTGCCATTCGCAGTACTGGCGGAGTTATCACCGTATTATCGCTAGTATTTTATCCTTATGTTTATATGCTAGCTCGCAGTGCCTTTATTAGTCAGGGCCGCGGCTTAATGGACGCAGCTCGTATTTTAGGGCTAAGTCCCTGGCAGGCTTTTTTCAAAGTGACACTGCCCATGGCGCGACCTGCTATTGCTGCAGGCTTGGCACTTGCACTGATGGAAACCCTGGCAGACTTTGGTGCAGTCGCCACTTTTAACTACGACACTTTTACCACTGCTATCTATAAAGCCTGGTATGGTTTTTTTAATCTACAGGCTGCTGCACAACTGGCCACACTATTATTATTATTTGTTGGCCTAGCTGTTTTTATTGAAAAAAATGCCCGCGGTAAAGCACGTTATAACCAGAACAGCCAACACCTCTTTCACCGTTATGAGTTAACAGGTGTACTCGGCATAGCTGCCAGTGGGTTTGCTTGTTTGGTAGTGTTGATTGCCTTTGTAATGCCTGTCACTCAACTGATTATTTGGGTGATAAAAACTGGCTTGGTTGATTTTGATCAGCGCTTTTTATCTTTAGTAGGCCACAGCCTAAGTTTAGGGGCAGTAGCCGCCATAACAACTGTCGTTATTGCTTTATTATTAGCCATTGCCCAAAAACAACCCAATCAGCGCTGGTTGCCAAAAGTAATTAATATTTCCACTCTAGGCTATGCATTACCAGGCTCAGTGTTAGCAGTAGGAATAATGATGGGCTTTAGCTGGCTTGATAATACAATTTTTACCTGGTGGTTTAATTGGCTGGGAGAAGAGCCACGACAAGTGTTGCTAGGCAGTTTGTTTGCTTTAATAGTGGCCTATGGAATTCGCTTTTTAGCCGTTGCATTTGGCCCAGTAGATAGTAGCTTGCATAATATAAAGCCCTCAATAACAGAAGCAGCCCGCAGCCTTGGGGCTAACTCACAACGAATCATTTTTCAGGTTTATTTACCTATGATGGCACCAGGCGTATTAACTGGAGCACTATTGGTATTTGTTGATGTGTTAAAAGAAATGCCTGCTACTTTACTAATGCGCCCCTTTGGTTGGGACACCCTAGCAGTGAGAGTTTATGAAATGACCTCGGAAGGGGAATGGGCCAGAGCTGCACTACCTGCACTCACACTAGTGATTGTTGGGTTATTACCGGTTATTTTATTAATGAGACGCTCTAATAAGCTTTAA
- a CDS encoding Fe(3+) ABC transporter substrate-binding protein: MLKSLKHSCLAVTAVISAFTSIYTAAEEKLVVYTARKEHLVKPLFDLYTKQTGVQIDYITDSAGPLITRLQAEGKNTPADLLITVDAGNLWQAQDKGVLQPIKSETLEKNIPVHLRDSNSHWFGLSVRARTMVYATDRVKPGDLSTYANLADKQWDGRLCLRTSKKVYNQSLVATMIERMGTEKTEEIVKGWVNNLAAPVFSNDTMAMEAVAAGQCDVTVVNTYYYGRLLKEKPDTKLKLFWANQKTTGTHVNVSGAGVTKYAKHKATAVKFLEWLSTPTAQKIFADSNMEYPANSTVKPAKLVASWGEFKADQLNVEIAGRKQAEAIKLMDRAGYK; this comes from the coding sequence ATGCTCAAATCTCTCAAGCATTCATGCCTGGCAGTTACTGCAGTTATCAGTGCATTTACCTCTATTTATACTGCAGCTGAAGAAAAACTCGTTGTTTATACTGCTCGTAAAGAGCATTTAGTAAAACCACTATTTGATTTATACACAAAGCAAACTGGCGTACAAATTGACTATATTACTGATAGTGCAGGCCCCTTAATTACTCGTCTTCAAGCTGAAGGCAAAAATACCCCAGCAGATTTATTAATTACTGTTGATGCTGGCAACCTTTGGCAAGCACAAGACAAAGGTGTGCTACAGCCCATTAAGTCAGAAACTCTGGAAAAAAATATTCCTGTCCATTTACGTGATTCCAACAGCCACTGGTTTGGTTTATCAGTACGTGCCCGCACCATGGTATACGCGACCGATCGGGTAAAACCTGGAGATTTATCCACTTATGCTAACCTGGCTGACAAACAGTGGGATGGCCGCCTGTGCTTACGTACATCTAAAAAAGTTTATAATCAGTCTCTTGTGGCCACCATGATAGAAAGAATGGGCACAGAGAAAACCGAGGAGATAGTTAAAGGCTGGGTGAATAACTTAGCAGCCCCAGTATTTTCTAACGATACTATGGCAATGGAAGCTGTAGCCGCTGGTCAGTGTGATGTAACTGTCGTGAATACTTATTACTATGGCAGGCTATTAAAAGAGAAGCCTGACACTAAATTAAAGCTATTCTGGGCCAACCAAAAAACTACTGGTACTCATGTGAATGTCTCAGGCGCTGGAGTAACCAAATATGCCAAACACAAAGCTACTGCCGTGAAATTTTTGGAATGGCTAAGCACCCCTACAGCACAAAAGATTTTTGCTGACTCCAACATGGAATACCCAGCTAATAGCACTGTTAAACCAGCTAAGTTAGTAGCCAGCTGGGGAGAGTTTAAAGCAGATCAATTGAATGTTGAGATTGCAGGTAGAAAACAAGCCGAAGCCATCAAATTAATGGATAGAGCAGGTTATAAATAA
- a CDS encoding UbiH/UbiF/VisC/COQ6 family ubiquinone biosynthesis hydroxylase — protein sequence MNNTNTTDIIIIGGGLVGATLALALAKTTSLSIALVDASPIPIRTPDTTIDVFDNRVSALTHASYKLLENLGAWRTIQQARVQPFNHMMVWDAEGTGQVSFDANLVQQQQLGYIVENSVIVSALHQQLNQYNRIKLFPNSPFSELLENSAEQVVIKLETGTQLTAKLAVAADGAHSKLRNQANIPLSEQDYRHHALVSTIKTEHYHKDTAYQAFLSSGPLALLPLTSQQDQHFVSIVWSSFPEHIQHLKSITEKTFLNELYAATEGCLGQLFSCSDRVSFPLKYRHAQSYHDDRVVLIGDAGHTIHPLAGQGVNLGLLDAAVLAEEIQHAIQRGGNYSNPHILERYERRRRGHNLLMATAMQGFQELFHHNNLALRVLRNKGMKLVNSLSPLKQKLIQQAMLIDNDQLPELAK from the coding sequence ATGAACAATACCAATACTACAGACATTATCATTATTGGTGGTGGACTGGTTGGTGCCACCCTTGCTTTGGCTCTGGCAAAAACCACTTCGCTAAGTATTGCTTTAGTCGATGCATCTCCGATTCCTATTAGAACACCCGATACTACTATTGATGTATTTGATAATAGGGTGAGTGCCTTAACTCATGCCTCATACAAACTATTAGAAAACCTTGGTGCCTGGCGTACTATTCAACAAGCAAGAGTACAACCCTTCAATCATATGATGGTTTGGGATGCCGAAGGTACTGGCCAGGTTAGTTTCGATGCTAACCTAGTCCAACAACAACAGTTGGGGTATATCGTTGAAAACTCTGTTATTGTTAGTGCACTTCACCAACAGTTAAATCAATACAACAGAATTAAACTATTTCCCAATAGTCCATTTAGTGAGCTACTGGAAAACAGTGCCGAACAAGTTGTAATTAAACTTGAGACAGGCACTCAGCTAACAGCAAAACTCGCAGTGGCTGCCGATGGTGCTCACTCCAAGTTGCGTAATCAGGCTAATATTCCACTTTCAGAGCAGGATTATCGTCATCATGCGTTAGTTAGCACGATAAAAACTGAGCACTATCATAAAGATACAGCTTATCAGGCCTTTTTATCTTCCGGACCACTTGCATTGCTACCTTTAACCAGCCAACAAGACCAACATTTTGTTTCTATTGTCTGGTCCAGTTTTCCAGAGCATATCCAGCATTTAAAAAGCATCACGGAGAAAACTTTTCTTAACGAACTATATGCTGCTACTGAAGGCTGTTTAGGCCAGTTATTCAGTTGCTCTGACAGAGTTAGCTTTCCACTAAAATACCGTCATGCCCAAAGTTACCATGATGATCGAGTGGTACTGATCGGTGATGCAGGCCATACCATTCACCCTCTGGCCGGACAAGGTGTTAATTTAGGCTTATTAGATGCTGCTGTATTAGCTGAAGAGATTCAGCACGCTATCCAGCGGGGTGGCAACTATAGCAACCCTCATATACTAGAGCGATATGAGCGGCGGCGGCGTGGCCACAACCTATTGATGGCAACTGCCATGCAGGGATTTCAGGAGCTATTTCATCATAACAACCTTGCCCTACGAGTATTGCGTAATAAAGGTATGAAACTAGTCAATAGCTTATCTCCACTCAAGCAAAAGCTTATTCAGCAAGCAATGCTAATTGATAACGACCAGTTACCAGAGCTAGCGAAGTGA
- the ubiH gene encoding 2-octaprenyl-6-methoxyphenyl hydroxylase, whose amino-acid sequence MTNANQQYNNHFPVVIIGGGMVGASLALALQTNISKQGVSQPPMPVAIIEPYPISQSSQQPSYDARSTALSMGSRFLLEQLGVWPTLARQASAIKHIHVSDQGQFGFARMNAVEHRLDAFGYVVANQQLGQSLFKVIDQYTAIELLAPATASQVKPLSTGYEIVIQQGEKTRSITTDLLVIADGGRSPLITQLGINVHSTDYHQTAIITNVTTSKPNNGQAFERFTEQGPMALLPLAKNHSALIWSIYQDQAQQWLDTTDEEFLATLQKRFGFRLGRFTKVGQRFHYPLSLKYCSEQIRPGLVVLGNAAHALHPVAGQGFNLALRDTLQLANLLKNSWQQQGAISDYKILHRYLALQNNDQVITTLGSDWLVKAFSNQHTGLSIFRNIGLVGLDLLSEVKTLFTKQAMGVGFYQPSTNL is encoded by the coding sequence ATGACCAATGCCAACCAGCAGTACAATAATCACTTCCCTGTTGTCATCATTGGCGGTGGCATGGTAGGTGCTTCATTAGCACTTGCCTTGCAAACCAACATATCCAAGCAGGGAGTTAGCCAACCACCGATGCCGGTGGCGATTATTGAGCCTTACCCAATAAGCCAGTCAAGCCAGCAACCAAGCTATGATGCTCGCTCAACTGCTCTATCTATGGGTAGCCGGTTTCTGCTGGAGCAGCTGGGTGTATGGCCAACACTTGCTCGCCAGGCCTCTGCAATTAAACATATTCATGTTTCCGATCAGGGCCAGTTTGGATTTGCCAGAATGAATGCCGTTGAACATCGGCTGGATGCTTTCGGTTATGTGGTCGCTAATCAACAGCTTGGACAAAGCTTATTTAAAGTAATTGATCAATATACTGCTATTGAATTATTAGCACCTGCAACTGCCAGCCAAGTTAAGCCTTTATCTACTGGATATGAAATAGTAATTCAGCAGGGTGAGAAAACACGCAGTATAACCACTGATTTGTTGGTCATTGCTGATGGAGGTCGATCACCATTAATAACCCAGCTAGGCATTAATGTACACAGTACTGACTATCACCAAACCGCCATTATTACCAATGTAACCACGTCTAAACCAAACAATGGCCAAGCATTCGAGCGCTTTACCGAACAGGGCCCCATGGCGCTGCTGCCATTAGCCAAAAACCACTCAGCGTTGATTTGGTCTATTTATCAAGACCAAGCCCAACAATGGCTAGACACAACAGATGAAGAGTTTCTAGCAACATTACAAAAACGCTTTGGCTTTCGGTTAGGTCGCTTTACCAAAGTTGGGCAACGTTTCCATTATCCACTTTCCCTAAAATACTGCAGCGAGCAGATTCGTCCTGGCTTAGTGGTATTAGGAAATGCTGCTCATGCTTTGCATCCTGTCGCAGGTCAAGGTTTTAATCTAGCATTAAGAGATACCCTACAACTGGCGAATTTATTAAAAAACAGCTGGCAACAACAAGGGGCAATTAGCGATTATAAAATACTTCATCGCTATCTAGCATTACAGAATAACGACCAAGTTATTACTACCCTTGGTAGCGACTGGCTGGTAAAAGCATTTAGCAACCAACATACTGGTTTATCTATTTTTCGAAATATTGGTTTGGTCGGGTTAGACCTTTTATCGGAAGTGAAAACTCTCTTTACCAAACAAGCAATGGGCGTTGGCTTTTATCAGCCCAGCACTAACCTGTAG